A region from the Kribbella shirazensis genome encodes:
- a CDS encoding ABC transporter permease, which yields MLQRSSKHPQQRLTLGQRLLRDRVLLLFALPGTALIIAFHYVPLLGNVIAFKDYQPFLGIGASDWSGWANFSVIFNGDPAFLRALKNTLILTGLQSVFVFPAPILLALLLNSLFSERIKRIAQSILYLPHFMSWVIVVALFQQMLGGSGLLNNYLRSHDLTTIDIIGNSELFHVLLTSQIIWKDTGWATILFLAALSQIDSQLYEAASVDGASRMKQLWHVTLPGLRGIIILLFILRLGDSLTVGFEQIILQQQAVGRDVSEVLDTYVYNNGVLGGAWGVAAAVGLVKGIVGVILVLTANKVAHMFGEQGVYQR from the coding sequence TGCTGCTGTTCGCGCTGCCCGGGACCGCGCTGATCATCGCGTTCCACTACGTGCCGCTGCTGGGCAACGTGATCGCGTTCAAGGACTACCAGCCGTTCCTCGGGATCGGCGCCAGCGACTGGTCGGGCTGGGCGAACTTCAGCGTGATCTTCAACGGCGACCCGGCGTTCCTGCGGGCGCTGAAGAACACGCTGATCCTGACCGGCCTGCAGTCGGTCTTCGTGTTCCCGGCGCCGATCCTGCTCGCCCTGCTGCTCAACTCGCTGTTCTCCGAGCGGATCAAGCGGATCGCGCAGAGCATCCTGTACCTGCCGCACTTCATGTCCTGGGTGATCGTGGTCGCGCTGTTCCAGCAGATGCTCGGCGGCAGCGGCCTGCTGAACAACTACCTGCGCTCCCACGACCTGACGACGATCGACATCATCGGGAACTCCGAACTGTTCCACGTGCTGCTGACGTCGCAGATCATCTGGAAGGACACCGGGTGGGCCACCATCCTGTTCCTGGCCGCGCTGTCCCAGATCGACTCGCAGCTGTACGAGGCGGCGAGCGTGGACGGCGCCAGCCGGATGAAGCAGCTCTGGCACGTCACACTGCCCGGACTGCGCGGGATCATCATCCTGCTGTTCATCCTGCGGCTCGGTGACTCGCTGACCGTCGGGTTCGAGCAGATCATCCTGCAGCAGCAGGCGGTCGGCCGGGACGTCAGCGAAGTACTGGACACGTACGTCTACAACAACGGCGTACTCGGTGGCGCCTGGGGTGTCGCGGCGGCGGTCGGCCTGGTGAAGGGCATCGTCGGCGTCATCCTCGTGCTGACCGCGAACAAGGTGGCGCACATGTTCGGCGAGCAGGGGGTGTACCAGCGATGA
- a CDS encoding HelD family protein encodes MPSDTSDTLQAEKDYLKTSRAALAQMREKTGSLEIHSADRVNQEFLQAAIYQRMKELEDDPDVPLFFGRLDYLEPTEETFHIGRRHVNDQQGEPLVVDWRADISVPFYRASKTEPMGVGVRRRFGFTHGEMTAFEDEDLTASGPADQHSDILDAEIERPRSGPMRDIVATIQPEQDVIVRAGVEDTICVQGAPGTGKTAVGLHRAAYLLYAYRDQLSRAGVLVVGPNASFLRYIGDVLPALGEIEAKQTTVEELVARVKIAGPGPAPVDVLKGDARMAEVLHRAVWSHVKQPEEALVVPRGAHRWRVATYQAEELVDELRTRGIRYGAGRAMLPQRLAHAVLLRMEAAGDSPDDRVQDAVARSRPVKQYAEALWPAVDPAKLLFKLFTEPDLLAEHADGILTAEEQALLSWEKVPRSPAAAKWSVADATLIDEIADLVDRTPSLGHVVLDEAQDLSAMQLRAVGRRCSTGSMTVLGDIAQGTTPWATPSWDEALKHLGKTSAHTEELTAGFRVPGQVIEYAARLLPSIAPHLKPPTAVRRARGELTITRVPDALAAAVTTVHEVSERLGSIGLIVPDALVPAARKALQGIPFSVLGDEDDVDSHLDVVPASLAKGLEFDHVVLVEPAGIVAGEADERTGLRRLYVCLTRAVTSLVVLHSEDLPEVLEAP; translated from the coding sequence ATGCCCTCAGACACGTCCGACACTCTCCAGGCCGAGAAGGACTACCTGAAGACCTCCCGGGCGGCTCTGGCGCAGATGCGGGAGAAGACCGGCTCGCTGGAGATCCACAGCGCGGACCGGGTCAACCAGGAGTTCCTGCAGGCCGCCATCTACCAGCGGATGAAGGAGCTGGAGGACGATCCGGACGTGCCGCTGTTCTTCGGACGGCTGGACTACCTCGAGCCGACCGAGGAAACCTTCCACATCGGCCGCCGGCACGTGAACGACCAGCAGGGCGAGCCGCTGGTGGTGGATTGGCGAGCAGACATCTCGGTGCCGTTCTACCGAGCCAGCAAGACCGAGCCGATGGGTGTCGGGGTACGTCGTCGCTTCGGCTTCACGCACGGCGAGATGACGGCGTTCGAGGACGAGGACCTGACGGCGAGCGGGCCGGCCGACCAGCACAGCGACATCCTGGACGCGGAGATCGAGCGCCCGCGCTCCGGCCCGATGCGCGACATCGTGGCCACCATCCAGCCGGAGCAGGACGTGATCGTCCGGGCCGGCGTCGAGGACACCATCTGCGTACAGGGAGCACCCGGCACCGGTAAGACCGCGGTCGGGCTGCACAGGGCGGCGTACCTGCTCTATGCGTACCGTGACCAGCTCAGCCGGGCCGGTGTGCTCGTGGTCGGTCCGAACGCCAGCTTCCTGCGGTACATCGGGGACGTCCTGCCCGCACTGGGCGAGATCGAGGCGAAGCAGACCACGGTCGAGGAGCTCGTCGCGCGGGTGAAGATCGCCGGGCCGGGCCCTGCGCCGGTCGACGTACTCAAGGGTGACGCGCGGATGGCCGAGGTCCTGCACCGGGCTGTGTGGTCGCACGTGAAGCAGCCCGAGGAGGCGCTGGTCGTCCCCCGCGGCGCGCACCGGTGGCGCGTGGCGACGTACCAGGCCGAGGAGCTGGTCGACGAGCTGCGCACCCGCGGCATCCGGTACGGCGCCGGCCGGGCGATGTTGCCGCAGCGGCTGGCGCACGCCGTACTGCTGCGCATGGAGGCAGCGGGTGACTCGCCGGACGACCGGGTGCAGGATGCCGTCGCTCGGAGCCGTCCGGTCAAGCAGTACGCCGAGGCGCTGTGGCCGGCCGTCGACCCGGCGAAGCTCCTCTTCAAGCTCTTCACCGAACCCGACCTGCTGGCCGAGCACGCCGACGGTATTCTCACGGCCGAAGAGCAGGCGTTGCTGAGCTGGGAGAAGGTGCCGCGGTCACCCGCTGCGGCCAAGTGGTCCGTTGCCGACGCCACGCTGATCGACGAGATCGCTGATCTGGTCGACCGTACGCCGTCACTCGGCCACGTGGTCCTGGACGAGGCACAGGACCTGTCCGCGATGCAGCTGCGCGCTGTCGGTCGACGCTGCTCAACCGGCTCGATGACTGTGCTCGGCGACATCGCTCAGGGCACCACGCCCTGGGCCACGCCGTCCTGGGACGAGGCGCTGAAGCACCTCGGCAAGACCAGTGCCCACACCGAGGAGCTCACGGCGGGCTTCCGCGTCCCCGGTCAGGTGATCGAGTACGCCGCCCGGCTTCTCCCGTCGATCGCGCCGCACCTGAAGCCGCCGACAGCGGTACGGCGGGCACGTGGTGAGCTCACCATCACCCGCGTGCCGGACGCGCTGGCGGCCGCCGTGACGACAGTCCATGAAGTGTCGGAACGGCTCGGCTCGATCGGGCTGATCGTCCCTGACGCATTGGTCCCCGCAGCGCGGAAAGCCCTGCAGGGCATCCCCTTCTCGGTGCTCGGTGACGAGGACGACGTGGACTCGCACCTGGACGTCGTACCGGCGTCGCTGGCCAAGGGTCTCGAGTTCGACCACGTGGTGCTGGTGGAGCCGGCCGGCATCGTGGCTGGTGAGGCCGACGAGCGGACCGGACTCCGGCGCCTCTACGTCTGTCTGACCCGTGCCGTCACCTCACTGGTCGTCCTGCACAGTGAAGACCTGCCTGAGGTACTAGAAGCCCCGTGA
- a CDS encoding carbohydrate ABC transporter permease: MSRKIVQGVPMPSWPMRIFKGFVLLIFCAVVIIPFVGVISTSVAPNKQINESGGLVLLPKSINFSAYESLFAGGVVTRALFVSIFVTIVGTLLSLTVSCLLAYALARPGFSAGRPILLVVLFSMLFSPGIIPLYLTVKGVGLLDSIWALIVPTMISAFNVVVLRAFFMNLPNEITESARIDGAGELKTFSYIVLPLSKAVLSVIGLFYAVAYWNAFFSALLYLNDSKLWPLQLVLRTYVINDTQLGSAELGTELLPPQASIQMAILVVSIVPILIIYPFLQRHFAKGVLTGAVKG; encoded by the coding sequence ATGAGTCGCAAGATCGTGCAGGGCGTGCCGATGCCGTCCTGGCCCATGCGAATCTTCAAGGGGTTCGTGCTGCTGATCTTCTGCGCGGTCGTGATCATCCCATTCGTCGGGGTGATCTCGACCAGCGTCGCGCCGAACAAGCAGATCAACGAGTCCGGCGGTCTGGTCCTGCTGCCGAAGTCGATCAACTTCTCGGCGTACGAGTCGTTGTTCGCCGGCGGCGTAGTGACGCGTGCACTGTTCGTCAGCATCTTCGTGACGATCGTCGGCACCCTGCTCAGCCTGACCGTGTCGTGTCTGCTCGCCTACGCCCTGGCACGGCCCGGGTTCTCGGCGGGCCGGCCGATCCTGCTGGTGGTGCTGTTCAGCATGCTGTTCTCCCCCGGCATCATCCCGCTGTACCTGACGGTCAAAGGCGTCGGCCTGCTGGACAGCATCTGGGCACTGATCGTGCCGACGATGATCAGCGCGTTCAACGTCGTCGTCCTGCGGGCGTTCTTCATGAACCTGCCGAACGAGATCACCGAGAGCGCACGGATCGACGGCGCGGGTGAGCTGAAGACGTTCTCGTACATCGTGCTGCCGCTGTCGAAGGCGGTGCTGTCGGTGATCGGCCTGTTCTACGCCGTGGCGTACTGGAACGCGTTCTTCTCCGCACTGCTCTATCTCAACGACTCCAAGCTCTGGCCGTTGCAGCTGGTACTGCGGACGTACGTCATCAACGACACCCAGCTGGGCAGCGCCGAGCTCGGCACCGAACTGCTGCCGCCGCAGGCGTCGATCCAGATGGCGATCCTGGTCGTGTCGATCGTGCCGATCCTGATCATCTACCCGTTCCTGCAGCGGCACTTCGCGAAGGGCGTCCTGACCGGTGCCGTGAAGGGCTGA
- a CDS encoding phosphatase PAP2 family protein, translated as MGIEALERAGQGGELQQKVFWRVVREAVLLATLFLVYSAGRQLAARHSGSAFDHAHEVLSFQSWLHLPDEAAVQHWVLQFPQVVQGANLYYASVHAPLTAAVLLWLSIWRPRAYSHVRWTMVSLTGLALIGHIAFPLAPPRMMPGFVDSGLRFGQSVYGADHTGGAVNQFAAMPSLHVGWAALIGLSMVLITRSRWRWLWLLHPIITFGVVVVTANHYWLDGIVALVLLAASLPLLLRPGLHADRPTARNSVPPRRVLK; from the coding sequence ATGGGGATAGAGGCTCTCGAGCGGGCGGGGCAGGGCGGGGAACTACAACAGAAAGTCTTCTGGAGGGTGGTCCGGGAAGCGGTCCTGCTGGCCACCCTCTTTTTGGTCTACAGCGCCGGACGGCAACTCGCCGCCCGGCACTCCGGGTCCGCGTTCGACCACGCTCATGAGGTGTTGTCGTTCCAGAGCTGGTTGCACCTGCCGGACGAGGCCGCGGTCCAGCACTGGGTGCTGCAGTTCCCGCAGGTGGTACAGGGCGCCAACCTGTACTACGCGAGCGTGCACGCTCCCCTCACGGCCGCCGTACTGCTCTGGCTGAGCATCTGGCGGCCCAGGGCGTACTCACACGTGCGCTGGACGATGGTGTCGCTGACCGGGCTGGCACTGATCGGTCACATCGCGTTCCCGCTGGCGCCGCCGCGGATGATGCCGGGCTTCGTCGACAGCGGGCTGCGGTTCGGGCAGTCCGTGTACGGCGCGGACCACACCGGTGGGGCCGTGAACCAGTTCGCGGCGATGCCGAGCCTGCACGTCGGCTGGGCCGCACTGATCGGGCTGTCGATGGTCCTGATCACCCGGTCGCGCTGGCGCTGGCTGTGGCTCCTGCACCCGATCATCACTTTCGGCGTGGTCGTGGTGACCGCCAATCACTACTGGCTCGACGGCATCGTGGCACTGGTCCTGCTGGCGGCCAGCCTCCCGTTGCTGCTCCGCCCGGGTCTGCACGCCGACAGGCCGACGGCCCGTAATTCAGTTCCACCGCGCAGAGTGCTCAAGTAA